One segment of Carya illinoinensis cultivar Pawnee chromosome 1, C.illinoinensisPawnee_v1, whole genome shotgun sequence DNA contains the following:
- the LOC122312333 gene encoding uncharacterized protein LOC122312333, with product MDHWLRCNDIVITWLQNTMSVDIKSSTLYAETAHQLWKELEQRLAQQNAPRIYEVKQGIATIMQNQDTVSMYYSKLKTLLDELMNYESIPNCTCGGLKTIVDNHERDWVMKFLMGLNDTYKALKAQILLIKPFPSLNEVYSIIQQEEKRRQISVDTSVGDSMAMIATARDVGRQNITSQRKYYCTFCKMPGHSLERCFKANPEKPVCSHCRMPGHVAEKCFKLHGYPPGHKLHGKGRPAFANQVTTLMPPGHEQINNNQATLTQEQYSQLIALLKSQPSHSHTASLNQVHSLSHSESDMSKISGPFNLENDWNG from the exons ATGGATCATTGGCTTCGATGCAATGACATAGTCATCACCTGGCTGCAAAACACCATGTCAGTTGACATTAAGAGCAGCACCCTTTATGCTGAGACTGCTCATCAACTGTGGAAGGAACTTGAGCAACGACTTGCACAGCAAAATGCTCCAAGGATTTATGAAGTAAAGCAAGGTATTGCTACAATAATGCAGAACCAAGACACTGTAAGTATGTATTACTCTAAGTTAAAAACTCTGCTAGATGAATTGATGAACTATGAGTCTATTCCTAACTGCACATGTGGGGGTTTGAAAACAATAGTGGATAACCACGAAAGAGACTGGGTGATGAAGTTTCTTATGGGTTTAAATGACACATACAAAGCCCTTAAGGCTCAGATCCTTCTAATCAAGCCTTTCCCTAGTCTAAATGAAGTGTACTCCATAATACAACAAGAAGAAAAGAGGCGACAGATTTCTGTTGACACTTCAGTTGGTGACTCCATGGCTATGATAGCAACTGCTAGAGATGTAGGAAGGCAAAATATCACATCTCAGAGAAAGTATTATTGCACTTTTTGTAAAATGCCTGGACATTCCTTAGAAAGGTGTTTTAAGGCTAACCCTGAGAAACCAGTGTGCAGTCATTGCAGAATGCCTGGCCATGTTGCAGAAAAATGCTTTAAACTTCATGGTTATCCACCAGGCCACAAGCTCCATGGGAAGGGCAGACCAGCTTTTGCCAATCAAGTCACTACCCTCATGCCACCTGGACATGAGCAAATCAACAACAACCAAGCAACACTCACTCAAGAGCAATATTCACAGCTGATTGCCTTGCTCAAATCACAACCCAGTCATTCTCACACAGCTTCACTTAATCAAGTGCATTCCCTCAGTCATTCTGAATCTGACATGTCAAAAATATCTG GACCTTTTAACTTGGAAAACGACTGGAATGGGTGA
- the LOC122303926 gene encoding uncharacterized protein LOC122303926, with the protein MEVDPKFSFGAGENPLYLAVERRFPNLVSEILIKFKSPAYDGPFGRTALHSEFWDDEGINKNILGRYGCDQCKQADQNGVREYSDSLPSSNGGLNGDDGGLISGSSEGQLQIWKNKPR; encoded by the exons ATGGAGGTAGATCcaaaattttcgtttggtgcTGGTGAGAACCCACTTTACTTGGCTGTCGAGAGACGCTTTCCAAATTTGGTGTCAgaaattttaatcaaatttaagTCACCAGCTTATGATGGCCCCTTTGGTAGAACGGCTTTGCATTCAGAATTTTGGGATGATGAAG GAATTAACAAAAACATTTTGGGAAGATACGGATGCGATCAATGTAAACAAGCAGACCAAAATGGTGTTAGAGAATATTCAGATTCATTACCATCATCAAATGGAGGATTAAATGGAGATGATGGAGGCTTAATTAGTGGCTCGAGTGAAGGCCAACTACAAATATGGAAAAACAAACCAAGATGA